The Clostridium botulinum BKT015925 genome includes the window ATACAGAACTTAGAAAACAATTAAGAGAAGCTGGAGTAGAATACAAAGTTTACAAAAACACATTAGTAACTTTAGCAGCTAAAGAATTAGGTATGGAAGGTATTGTTGAATACTTAGAAGGACCAGTATCTTTAGCAATAGGTTATGATGATGCAACTGCACCAGCAAGAATACTTAATGATTTCGCAAAAGATCATAAGAAATTAGAATTAAAAGCTGGAGTAGTTGAAGGAAAGGTATTTGATGAAGCTGCAATTAAGGAGCTTGCAACAATACCACCAAAAGAAGTTCTTATTGCAAAATTACTTGGCAGCCTAAAAGCTCCAATGTCAAATTTTGTTTACTTATTAAATGCTATAGCAGAAAAAAATGGTTCTGCTGAAGAATAAGAAATAGAATATAACTTATAGAGTTCAAAATAATATGGAGGTGCGATTATAATGACAAGAGAAGAAATGATTCAAGCTATAAAAGAAATGTCAGTATTAGAATTAAACGAACTAGTAAAAGCATGTGAAGAAGAATTTGGAGTAAGTGCTGCGGCACCAGTTGCAGTTGCAGGAGCAGTTGCAGGAGCAGGAGCTGCTGAAGAAAAATCAGAATTTGATGTAGTTTTAGCTAACTCAGGTTCTCAAAAGATCAAAGTTATAAAAGCTGTTAGAGAATTAACTGGATTAGGATTAAAAGAAGCTAAAGAAATAGTTGATGGAGCTCCTAAGACACTTAAAGAAGGCGTAGCTAAAGATGCTGCTGAAGAAATGAAAGCAAAACTTGAAGAAGTTGGTGCTACTATAGAATTAAAATAAGACTTTTATATAATAAAAAGGCACTTATATAAGTGCCTTTTTTAAATGCAACGAACTATCTTGTATATTGACACTTGAAAACTATTATGATATTATAATTTAATGCATGAAAGTATAAACCATAGTGTAATCAGTAATTAACAATTATTGAATGAATATAGTTTTTTTGGTTATACTAACAGGATGAGCGTGTGTCTTCTAGGAATATAAGTTCCTAGAGTGTTACATTTTTTGTTATTCTTATGCGAGGGGTGAAAATTTTAATGGTACATCCTATTCAAATTGGTAAAAGAACGAGAATGAGCTTTTCAAAAGTAAAAGAAATGTGTCCTATGCCGAACCTTATTGAGGTACAATTAAATTCCTACGATTGGTTTTGGAAAGAAGGACTAAATGAAGTATTTGATGATATCAATCCAATACAGGATTACACAGGCAATCTTATCTTAGAATTTATAGATTATAACTTAGATAAAGATGCTATTAAATATTCTGTAGAAGAGTGTAAAGAGAGAGATGCAACTTATGCTGCACCTTTAAAAGTTAAGGTAAGATTACTTAACAAAGAAACTGGAGAAGTAAAAGAACAAGAAGTGTTCATGGGAGATTTTCCGTTAATGACACAACAGGGTACGTTTGTGATTAACGGAGCGGAAAGAGTTATAGTAAGTCAGCTTGTAAGATCACCAGGAGCTTACTATGGTTACGATGTAGATAAGACAGGTAAAAAACTATTTTCAGCTACAGTTATACCTAATAGAGGAGCTTGGCTAGAATATGAAACAGATTCTAACGATATTATATACGTAAGAATCGATAAAACAAGAAAACTTCCAATTAGTATTTTAATAAGAGCATTAGGCCTTGGAAGTGACGCTGAAATTATAGAATGGTTTGGTGAAGAAGAAAGACTAAAATCAACTATAGAAAAAGATAATACAAAGACTAGAGAAGAAGCATTACTTGAGATATATAAAAGATTAAGACCAGGTGAACCACCTACAGTAGATAGTGCAGTGTCTCTTATAAATTCTTTATTTTTTGATGCTAAGAGATATGATTTATCTAGAGTTGGTAGATATAAATTCAACAAAAAGCTAGCTATTTATATAAGATTACTTAATCAAGTAGCAGCGGAAGATGTTGTTAACCCATTCACTGGTGAGATTATAGTACAAAAAGGTGAGACTATTGAAAGAGATAAAGCATTAGAAATACAAAATTGTGCTATAAATGCTGTAAATATTCAAGTTGAAGATAAAGTTATAAAAGTAATAGGAAATAATTTTGTTGACATACATAATTTTGTGGATTTTGACATTTCAGATTTGAAAATAAAAGAGCATGTTCATTATCCTACATTAAAGAAAATTCTTGATAATTATACAGATGAAGAAAGTATAAAGGAAGAAATAAGAAAGAACATACATGAATTGATTCCAAAACATATAGTTGTAGATGACATTTATGCGACTGTTAGTTATGAATTAGGATTACCTTATTCAATAGGTACTATAGATGATATAGATCATTTAGGAAATAGAAGATTAAGATCTGTTGGTGAATTATTACAAAACCAATTTAGAATTGGATTATCAAGAATGGAAAGAGTAGTCAAAGAAAGAATGACTATTCAAGACCAAGAAGTTATAACACCTCAAGCATTAATTAATATTAGACCGGTAGCAGCTGCGATAAAGGAATTCTTTGGAAGTTCTCAGCTTTCACAATTCATGGATCAAACAAATCCTTTATCAGAATTGACTCACAAGAGAAGATTATCAGCTTTAGGACCAGGAGGACTTTCAAGAGAAAGAGCTGGATTTGAAGTTAGAGACGTTCACCATTCTCATTATGGTAGAATGTGTCCAATAGAAACTCCTGAAGGACCTAACATAGGTCTTATTAACTCACTTGCATGTTATGCTAAGGTTAATGAGTATGGGTTTATAGAAACTCCATATAGACTTGTAGATAAGAAAGATGCAAGAGTAAAAGAGGAACTTGTATACTTAACAGCAGATGAAGAAGATCATTATTTAGTAGCTCAAGCAAAAGAGCCATTAGATAAAGAAGGTCATTTCCTAGAAGACAAGATAACAGTTAGAACATTAGAAGATGTTATAGTTGTATCAAAACATCAAGTTGATTTAATGGATGTTTCACCTAGTCAAATAGTATCTGTAGCTACAGCTATGATACCTTTCCTTGAAAATGATGACGCCAGCCGTGCACTTATGGGATCCAACATGCAACGTCAGGCAGTTCCATTACTAAAACCAGCAGCTCCAATTGTTGGAACAGGAATAGAGTTTAAAGCAGCTGTAGATTCAGGGGTATTACCTAAGGCTGAACATGATGGTGTAGTTGAATATGTAAGTTCAACTGAAGTAAGAATCAGAAGAGATGCTGATGGTGGGCTTGATAGATGTAAACTTCTTAAATACAAGAGATCTAACCAAGGAACTTGTATAAATCAAAGACCTATAGTAAGCAAGGGTGAGAAATTAAAAGCTGGGGATGTTTTAGCTGATGGACCATCTACAGATTTTGGTGAAATTGCATTAGGTCAAAATATACGTATGGGATTCATAACTTGGGAAGGATATAACTACGAGGATGCTATGTTAGTTTCAGAGCAACTTGTACGTGATGATATATTTACATCTATTCACATTGAAGAATATGAATCAGAAGCTAGGGATACAAAACTAGGACCAGAAGAAATAACAAGAGATATACCTAATGTAGGAGAAGATGCTCTTAAAAATATAGATGAACGTGGAATCGTAAGAATAGGTGCAGAAGTTAGATCAGGAGATATATTAGTAGGTAAAGTTACTCCTAAGGGAGAAACAGAACTTACAGCTGAAGAAAGACTTCTAAGAGCTATATTCGGAGAGAAAGCAAGAGAAGTTAGAGATACTTCATTAAGAGTTCCTCATGGAGAAGCAGGAATCATTGTTGATGTAAAAGTGTTTACAAGAGAAAATGGTGATGAATTACCTCCAGGAGTTAATGAACTTGTAAGATGCTATATAGCACAAAAAAGAAAAATATCAGTTGGAGATAAGATGGCAGGAAGACATGGTAATAAGGGTGTTATTTCTAGAATATTACCAGAAGAAGATATGCCATTCTTACCAGACGGAAGACCACTTCAAATATGCTTAAATCCTCTAGGCGTACCTTCTCGTATGAATATCGGTCAGGTACTTGAAGTTCACTTA containing:
- the rpoB gene encoding DNA-directed RNA polymerase subunit beta; translated protein: MVHPIQIGKRTRMSFSKVKEMCPMPNLIEVQLNSYDWFWKEGLNEVFDDINPIQDYTGNLILEFIDYNLDKDAIKYSVEECKERDATYAAPLKVKVRLLNKETGEVKEQEVFMGDFPLMTQQGTFVINGAERVIVSQLVRSPGAYYGYDVDKTGKKLFSATVIPNRGAWLEYETDSNDIIYVRIDKTRKLPISILIRALGLGSDAEIIEWFGEEERLKSTIEKDNTKTREEALLEIYKRLRPGEPPTVDSAVSLINSLFFDAKRYDLSRVGRYKFNKKLAIYIRLLNQVAAEDVVNPFTGEIIVQKGETIERDKALEIQNCAINAVNIQVEDKVIKVIGNNFVDIHNFVDFDISDLKIKEHVHYPTLKKILDNYTDEESIKEEIRKNIHELIPKHIVVDDIYATVSYELGLPYSIGTIDDIDHLGNRRLRSVGELLQNQFRIGLSRMERVVKERMTIQDQEVITPQALINIRPVAAAIKEFFGSSQLSQFMDQTNPLSELTHKRRLSALGPGGLSRERAGFEVRDVHHSHYGRMCPIETPEGPNIGLINSLACYAKVNEYGFIETPYRLVDKKDARVKEELVYLTADEEDHYLVAQAKEPLDKEGHFLEDKITVRTLEDVIVVSKHQVDLMDVSPSQIVSVATAMIPFLENDDASRALMGSNMQRQAVPLLKPAAPIVGTGIEFKAAVDSGVLPKAEHDGVVEYVSSTEVRIRRDADGGLDRCKLLKYKRSNQGTCINQRPIVSKGEKLKAGDVLADGPSTDFGEIALGQNIRMGFITWEGYNYEDAMLVSEQLVRDDIFTSIHIEEYESEARDTKLGPEEITRDIPNVGEDALKNIDERGIVRIGAEVRSGDILVGKVTPKGETELTAEERLLRAIFGEKAREVRDTSLRVPHGEAGIIVDVKVFTRENGDELPPGVNELVRCYIAQKRKISVGDKMAGRHGNKGVISRILPEEDMPFLPDGRPLQICLNPLGVPSRMNIGQVLEVHLGWAAGEMGWHIATPVFNGAFEDEIVDLLKEAGYNADGKTVLYDGRTGEPFDNRVTVGYMYILKLHHLVDDKIHARSTGPYSLVTQQPLGGKAQFGGQRFGEMEVWALEAYGAAHTLQEVLTVKSDDVVGRVKTYEAIVKGENIPEPGVPESFKVLIKELQALCLDVKVLSGDNEEITIKESVEEEMEELGVNIEGNEDEIIPTTQHQQSKDDSEEAVEDMNDIDEFDEMKLEYNDLPLDELENGLELEDFNDEH
- the rplJ gene encoding 50S ribosomal protein L10 gives rise to the protein MAGKNRQIKEAKVQEIREKLEKAQSVVLASYQGLNVEEDTELRKQLREAGVEYKVYKNTLVTLAAKELGMEGIVEYLEGPVSLAIGYDDATAPARILNDFAKDHKKLELKAGVVEGKVFDEAAIKELATIPPKEVLIAKLLGSLKAPMSNFVYLLNAIAEKNGSAEE
- the rplL gene encoding 50S ribosomal protein L7/L12 — translated: MTREEMIQAIKEMSVLELNELVKACEEEFGVSAAAPVAVAGAVAGAGAAEEKSEFDVVLANSGSQKIKVIKAVRELTGLGLKEAKEIVDGAPKTLKEGVAKDAAEEMKAKLEEVGATIELK